One Nitrososphaerota archaeon DNA segment encodes these proteins:
- a CDS encoding DNA repair protein: MQINLDHTINSGQVFLWEKFGTKWYGINGYDVLSVDESNPGMVSSYQKQDYDLFREKDNFEKIIKSISQDKIIKKAVKEFAGLRLMRQDPFQCYISFIVSSNSSIQNIRRTLQNITIKFGKKIKFDNKEFYTFPEPKKLANATRQELSSCGLGYRASFVKEASRLVSNGQIDFDHLKKEDYHTVKESLLKIFGIGDKVADCILLFSLEKLESFPLDRWIIRSLQEYYPERFLFEGKTLTQKKYQILHEEITEYFGPYAGYCQQFLFKLIRESNQKKWL; the protein is encoded by the coding sequence ATGCAAATCAACCTAGATCATACCATCAACAGTGGCCAAGTGTTTTTGTGGGAAAAGTTTGGGACCAAGTGGTATGGAATAAACGGCTATGATGTTTTATCGGTTGACGAGAGCAATCCCGGCATGGTGTCATCGTATCAAAAACAAGATTATGATTTATTCAGAGAAAAAGACAATTTTGAGAAAATAATTAAATCAATATCCCAAGACAAAATAATAAAAAAGGCAGTAAAAGAATTTGCAGGCCTTCGGCTAATGCGACAGGATCCGTTCCAGTGCTACATTTCATTTATTGTATCATCTAATTCTAGCATACAAAACATCAGGCGAACTTTGCAAAATATTACAATAAAGTTTGGTAAAAAAATCAAATTTGATAATAAAGAATTCTATACATTTCCAGAACCAAAAAAATTGGCAAATGCAACAAGACAAGAGTTGTCATCCTGCGGCCTGGGATACAGAGCGTCATTTGTTAAAGAGGCATCAAGACTAGTCAGCAATGGCCAGATCGACTTTGATCATCTAAAAAAGGAAGACTATCACACAGTTAAAGAATCCCTACTGAAGATATTTGGGATTGGAGATAAGGTAGCTGACTGTATTTTGCTTTTCTCACTAGAAAAGCTGGAATCATTTCCGCTGGACCGCTGGATAATTCGCAGTCTGCAGGAATACTATCCAGAGAGATTTCTCTTTGAGGGAAAAACACTGACACAAAAGAAATATCAAATTTTGCACGAAGAAATCACAGAGTATTTTGGGCCATATGCAGGGTACTGCCAGCAATTTCTCTTCAAGTTGATCAGGGAGTCAAATCAGAAAAAATGGTTGTAA
- a CDS encoding MBL fold metallo-hydrolase, producing MKVKVLGAGLEVGRSGFLVNCEGANYLLDYGVNLGKNLLAPMHVMPKEVDSIIVTHAHLDHSGYVPLMYVSGTCPVYATPPTFDLSRILIEDMLRLEKEAHPFGLPEVHKMYSHAKRVGFNEKITHGKSSFELRDSGHVVGGGTVLVESEGKKLFYTGDINVNGSRMLREADLDIGEIDMLITESTYSQTEQMPRKESEEKFIEFANEILDQKGTLFVPAFSVERSQEIACILKNAKFKHKIIMDGMALSVNEVLLRYPEYLRDYEVFVDAIENTVWVRTHSERKRELAEPCVVISPAGMLVGGNAVFYLQELALDKKNGIALVSYQGEGTPGRRLLDSGKISVQGRERKAEAQVRQFEFSGHSDRNALFDLIKKIKGNPKVLTVHGDGNSCTKFAQEINERFGFDAHAPKMGDVISI from the coding sequence TTGAAAGTAAAAGTTTTGGGGGCAGGCCTAGAGGTAGGAAGGTCTGGCTTTTTGGTAAACTGTGAAGGGGCCAATTACCTATTGGATTATGGAGTAAATCTTGGAAAAAACCTGCTGGCACCAATGCACGTGATGCCAAAGGAAGTCGACTCCATCATAGTAACACATGCGCATTTGGACCATTCCGGCTATGTACCATTGATGTATGTTAGTGGTACCTGCCCTGTGTATGCAACTCCGCCAACATTTGATCTCAGTAGAATTCTAATCGAAGACATGCTACGACTGGAAAAGGAAGCCCACCCGTTTGGTTTGCCCGAAGTTCACAAGATGTATTCGCATGCAAAGCGAGTTGGCTTTAACGAAAAAATCACTCATGGCAAGTCATCGTTTGAACTTCGAGATTCCGGCCACGTTGTGGGTGGAGGAACCGTCCTAGTCGAATCTGAAGGAAAAAAACTCTTCTACACTGGAGACATCAACGTAAACGGCTCCAGAATGTTGCGCGAAGCAGACCTCGACATTGGTGAAATTGATATGCTAATCACAGAGAGTACCTATTCTCAAACAGAACAAATGCCAAGAAAGGAATCTGAGGAAAAGTTCATCGAGTTTGCAAATGAAATACTGGATCAAAAGGGAACCCTGTTTGTTCCAGCATTTTCTGTAGAGCGCTCCCAGGAAATTGCCTGCATTTTAAAAAACGCCAAGTTCAAGCACAAAATAATCATGGATGGAATGGCGCTAAGTGTCAACGAAGTGTTACTACGATATCCAGAATATCTCCGAGACTATGAGGTATTTGTAGATGCAATAGAAAATACAGTCTGGGTGAGGACTCACTCAGAGCGAAAGCGCGAGCTTGCAGAGCCATGTGTTGTAATATCGCCTGCAGGAATGCTAGTTGGCGGAAACGCTGTCTTTTATCTGCAAGAATTGGCGCTTGACAAAAAAAATGGAATTGCACTTGTATCATATCAAGGTGAGGGTACGCCCGGCAGAAGGCTTCTAGATTCAGGCAAGATTTCAGTCCAAGGTAGAGAGCGAAAGGCAGAGGCCCAAGTACGACAGTTCGAGTTTTCAGGGCATTCTGATAGAAACGCGTTATTTGATCTAATCAAGAAGATCAAGGGAAATCCCAAGGTCCTGACTGTCCACGGGGATGGAAACTCGTGCACAAAGTTTGCACAGGAAATCAACGAGCGGTTTGGCTTCGATGCACATGCCCCAAAGATGGGCGACGTCATATCGATATAA
- a CDS encoding 4Fe-4S dicluster domain-containing protein yields MPIAILPDVDEQRCIGCALCVEICTSLGPDVLRVKPVEGWKRGKAFVFYPERCISDGACIGVCPTKSIFWMRPMNYTAGQPVPLHRNGVFVKGWAEDAGL; encoded by the coding sequence ATGCCAATAGCAATACTTCCAGACGTTGATGAACAAAGATGTATTGGCTGCGCACTATGCGTAGAAATCTGTACATCTCTTGGCCCAGACGTACTCCGAGTAAAACCAGTCGAAGGCTGGAAAAGAGGTAAGGCATTTGTCTTTTACCCAGAAAGATGCATCTCCGATGGAGCATGCATCGGTGTTTGCCCAACAAAGTCAATCTTCTGGATGAGACCAATGAACTACACAGCTGGACAACCAGTTCCTCTACACAGAAACGGAGTTTTCGTAAAAGGCTGGGCAGAAGACGCAGGTCTTTAG
- the tgtA gene encoding tRNA guanosine(15) transglycosylase TgtA, with protein sequence MFEILKTDLAARIAILQTNHGKVETPAFVPVIHPVKQSIPPSKLRQMGFDLVITNAYITMKRWGDEAVRRGIHDIIKFDGSIMTDSGGYQVLEYGQVDVTPDAMADYEQKIMTDIAIPLDKPTGYGLPKKKAKDYVDHTLAVTEKTIKDKKENGQIWIGPIQGAEHLDLVRRSTSSLLSQGYQMLAFGSPVEVMESYEYGLLAKIILEAKKLIPDSIPLHLFGAGHPLTIPIAIALGYDTFDSASYMLYAKHDRYISDDRTNQLTEMQYFACNCEVCKKYTPKSLSELPANERIPCIALHNLYAIKSEVDRTKEAIHEGRLWEYVVKKIKAHPKLYETLNVFTANSEFLAKTTPKFKERALFLYTPEDQFRPELLSYHRTVRAFKTDKKELVILRDTADKPFYLSGDYSKIKKKYKEDKVQFCQFNPYLGLIPLEISDLYPAAHYVMANTNAKPEEFTEFSKTWKAFLQNNKFEKIHLEKNDFLKSQKIPKSVKTRQIKK encoded by the coding sequence ATGTTTGAAATTCTAAAGACAGACCTTGCAGCAAGAATAGCAATACTGCAGACAAATCACGGCAAAGTAGAGACTCCTGCATTTGTCCCGGTGATTCACCCAGTAAAGCAAAGCATTCCACCATCAAAGCTAAGACAAATGGGTTTTGATCTTGTCATAACAAATGCATACATCACAATGAAGCGCTGGGGTGACGAAGCTGTAAGGCGTGGCATTCATGATATCATAAAATTCGACGGCAGCATCATGACGGACTCTGGTGGATACCAAGTACTAGAATATGGCCAAGTAGATGTCACGCCAGATGCCATGGCCGACTATGAACAAAAAATAATGACGGACATTGCAATACCTCTGGACAAGCCTACTGGATACGGGCTACCAAAGAAAAAGGCAAAGGACTATGTCGACCATACACTAGCAGTAACAGAGAAAACAATCAAGGACAAAAAAGAAAATGGCCAGATCTGGATTGGTCCAATCCAGGGAGCGGAACACCTGGACTTGGTTAGAAGATCAACTAGTAGCCTACTATCACAGGGATACCAGATGCTTGCATTTGGCAGCCCAGTTGAGGTAATGGAGTCATACGAGTATGGTCTCTTGGCAAAAATTATTCTTGAAGCAAAAAAGCTAATCCCGGATTCAATACCGCTTCACTTGTTTGGCGCAGGCCATCCACTTACAATACCAATTGCAATTGCCTTGGGTTATGACACATTTGATTCTGCATCCTACATGCTTTATGCAAAGCACGATAGGTACATCTCAGATGACAGAACAAACCAACTCACCGAGATGCAATATTTTGCGTGCAACTGCGAGGTTTGCAAAAAATACACCCCCAAGTCACTCTCAGAATTGCCAGCAAATGAGCGAATCCCCTGTATTGCCCTCCATAATCTATATGCTATCAAGTCCGAAGTAGATAGGACCAAGGAGGCAATCCACGAAGGTAGGCTCTGGGAGTATGTCGTCAAAAAGATAAAGGCTCACCCAAAGCTCTACGAAACACTGAATGTCTTTACTGCAAATTCCGAGTTTTTGGCAAAAACCACTCCTAAATTCAAGGAGAGGGCATTATTCCTATACACCCCAGAGGACCAGTTCAGACCGGAGCTTCTATCATATCACAGAACAGTTCGGGCTTTTAAGACCGACAAAAAAGAGCTCGTAATTCTAAGAGATACGGCAGACAAACCATTCTATCTTTCAGGAGATTACTCCAAAATCAAGAAAAAATACAAAGAAGATAAAGTTCAGTTTTGCCAGTTCAACCCATATCTAGGACTGATACCTCTGGAGATCTCCGACCTTTATCCAGCAGCGCATTATGTAATGGCAAATACCAACGCAAAGCCAGAAGAATTTACAGAATTTTCAAAGACCTGGAAGGCTTTTTTGCAGAACAACAAGTTCGAGAAAATTCATCTCGAAAAGAACGACTTCCTAAAATCTCAAAAAATACCAAAATCAGTCAAAACTAGACAAATAAAAAAGTAA
- a CDS encoding shikimate kinase: MLVITGNPGVGKHTVSEKLAQKLDLPILDLNQIAIQNKVYEKSGSTLDVDVKKLARLVKKLAKKNSIIVGHLAPYVLDKTRVSTTIILRKNPYKLIPVYKKRKYTQKKIIENVGSEILGIIEYDSIASFGIKKTFQINATNLSPSQIIAKIGLITQRKSKGDKIDWLDLVSRKGDLAKFFPNKE, translated from the coding sequence ATGTTAGTAATTACTGGCAATCCAGGTGTAGGCAAACATACAGTCTCTGAAAAATTGGCACAAAAACTAGACCTGCCAATACTTGACCTAAACCAAATCGCAATACAAAACAAAGTCTATGAAAAATCTGGCTCAACACTAGACGTTGACGTAAAAAAATTGGCAAGGCTAGTAAAAAAATTAGCAAAAAAGAACAGTATCATAGTTGGACACCTAGCCCCATATGTCTTGGATAAAACACGGGTAAGTACAACAATAATTTTGCGAAAAAATCCATACAAGCTAATCCCAGTTTACAAAAAAAGAAAATACACGCAAAAGAAAATCATAGAAAACGTAGGAAGTGAAATCCTAGGCATAATAGAATACGACTCTATTGCAAGCTTTGGCATCAAAAAGACATTTCAAATCAATGCTACCAATTTATCCCCTAGCCAAATCATAGCAAAGATAGGCTTGATCACACAGCGCAAATCCAAAGGAGATAAAATAGACTGGCTGGATTTAGTATCACGTAAAGGAGACTTGGCAAAGTTTTTCCCAAATAAAGAGTGA
- the ychF gene encoding redox-regulated ATPase YchF has product MFIGLLGKANVGKSTFFSASTETAVPIGNYPFTTIEPNVGVTYVKTKCACKHFGIAHQNPMCLDGIRLVPVKIIDVAGLVPGAHEGKGLGNRFLDDARQADVLIHVVDIAGTTDIQGQPVPAGTHNPLDDVEFVENEFNQWFKQILMREWQKLLKEILQKTATLVEGITRRFSGLGIKDYQVSDMLKETGLAAKKPTEWTEQDILQFVTKLRKKTKPVLIVANKADLCKDLSIIEKIKKESHVVTCSAESELLLRKASKANLIKYVPGDSSFTISNESTINPQQKQALDLVKYVMGKIQTTGVQSAINYAVFDVLKFITVYPVEDETKLSNKDGVVLPDARLLPVGSTAKELAGTIHADLAKGFLHAIDAKTKQRISADHILKDGDVIKIISSMSRG; this is encoded by the coding sequence ATGTTTATCGGTCTTTTAGGCAAGGCAAATGTAGGAAAATCCACGTTCTTTTCTGCATCTACTGAAACCGCAGTGCCAATTGGGAATTATCCATTTACCACAATAGAGCCAAACGTCGGGGTGACGTATGTAAAGACAAAATGTGCATGCAAGCATTTTGGCATTGCACACCAAAACCCAATGTGCTTGGATGGAATTCGACTAGTTCCTGTCAAAATCATTGATGTCGCGGGATTGGTACCGGGAGCACATGAGGGCAAGGGTCTAGGTAACAGGTTCCTAGACGATGCACGACAGGCAGATGTTCTAATTCATGTAGTGGATATTGCTGGCACAACAGATATCCAGGGCCAGCCAGTCCCTGCGGGAACTCACAATCCTCTAGATGACGTGGAATTTGTTGAAAACGAGTTCAACCAGTGGTTTAAGCAAATCCTGATGCGGGAATGGCAAAAATTACTAAAGGAAATTCTACAAAAGACAGCAACACTAGTAGAGGGAATAACAAGAAGGTTTTCCGGCCTTGGAATCAAGGACTATCAAGTATCTGATATGCTAAAGGAGACTGGACTTGCTGCAAAAAAACCAACAGAGTGGACAGAGCAAGACATTTTGCAATTTGTAACCAAGCTTCGCAAAAAAACAAAACCAGTACTAATTGTGGCAAACAAGGCGGATTTGTGCAAGGATCTATCCATAATTGAGAAAATAAAAAAAGAAAGTCACGTGGTAACATGTAGTGCTGAATCTGAGTTATTACTCAGAAAAGCAAGCAAGGCAAATCTGATAAAATATGTTCCAGGCGATTCGTCATTTACCATATCAAACGAATCCACAATAAATCCTCAACAAAAGCAAGCGCTGGATCTGGTAAAGTATGTGATGGGAAAAATCCAGACAACCGGCGTTCAATCGGCAATCAATTATGCTGTATTTGATGTTCTCAAGTTCATCACAGTATATCCTGTAGAGGATGAGACCAAGCTCTCAAACAAGGATGGCGTCGTACTGCCTGACGCAAGACTGTTACCTGTCGGCTCTACTGCAAAAGAGCTGGCAGGCACAATACATGCAGATCTGGCAAAGGGATTTTTGCATGCAATTGACGCAAAGACAAAGCAGCGAATCAGTGCTGATCACATCCTCAAGGACGGGGATGTAATCAAAATCATATCTAGCATGAGTCGTGGATAA